A single Arachidicoccus sp. BS20 DNA region contains:
- a CDS encoding phosphoenolpyruvate carboxylase has product MQNSSLLQFRNKVGLRFQLYNSLFTSLPFHRIEKTGVWLSLFLIHCEEGYKKSQSPVELIETFLQQYSTYEDEREQLDMLFRFIQYIERQVVLFDALEDASFADIQDVSGQGTMKQLRAQTELQDKQAALAEKVKDFSVRLVLTAHPTQFYPGEVLGIINDLASALNSNNTQNINDYLVQLAKTPFLKKKKPTPYDEALSLIWYLENVFYQAAGKIVADLQMQFPEMLFEKNSIIRMGFWPGGDRDGNPYVNSNTTVQVAEQLHQSILFCYYRDIRKLKRRLTFKGVGEDVEAMEKAFHAVLLEQNKDIKITEEWLLDSLRKLRTKIIEQHNGLFVRLIDDLIGKINIFGIYFATIDIRQDSGVHQRLMQHLSETENGLPKNYTSLSEEEKVDVIIKIKKPANEKLLKEPVFIDTFESMKAMKAIQKMNGEFGCNRYIISHCTSLLDVMEVYGLLKLSGWEKKEHSVDILPLFETIEDLQTAGEVMEKLYNNKTYRNHLQHRNNTQSIMLGFSDGTKDGGYLMANWCIYKAKEELTRISRKYDINVVFFDGRGGPPARGGGKTHKFYASMGSNIENKEIQVTVQGQTVSSNFGTVQSAQYNIEQLLNAGISNDVLFSKKETLTKEEETLLSQLSEEGFASYSELKEHPYFMEYLSYASPLKFYGATNIGSRPTKRNASAKLTLNDLRAIPYVGAWSQLKQNVTGYYGVGTALQKLEKAGKFKALKDLYKNSLFFRALIDNSEMSMKKCFFPLTQFHAKHPKYGEIWKKIYEEYLLTEKMVLRLSGQTELMANYPVESLSIQMRERIVLPLVTIQQFGLHKYTELEQSGAKSNLKEVYEKLIMRCSFGIINAGRNSA; this is encoded by the coding sequence ATGCAAAACAGTTCACTGTTACAATTCAGAAATAAAGTCGGTTTACGTTTTCAGTTATACAACAGTTTGTTTACGTCGTTGCCTTTTCATCGTATTGAAAAGACGGGTGTTTGGTTGTCTTTATTTTTGATTCATTGCGAAGAAGGGTATAAAAAATCGCAAAGCCCGGTTGAGTTGATTGAGACTTTTTTGCAGCAATACTCAACTTATGAAGATGAGCGGGAGCAGCTCGATATGCTGTTTCGTTTTATCCAATATATCGAGCGGCAGGTAGTATTATTCGATGCTTTGGAAGATGCTTCATTTGCCGATATTCAGGATGTTTCGGGACAGGGAACTATGAAACAGTTGCGCGCGCAAACTGAACTTCAGGATAAGCAGGCAGCGCTTGCCGAAAAGGTAAAAGATTTTTCTGTGAGACTTGTGTTGACGGCGCATCCCACGCAGTTCTATCCCGGCGAAGTCTTGGGTATTATCAATGATTTGGCTTCTGCTTTAAATTCCAATAATACCCAAAACATCAACGATTATTTGGTGCAGTTGGCAAAAACACCTTTCTTAAAAAAGAAAAAGCCTACGCCTTACGATGAAGCGTTGAGTTTGATTTGGTACTTGGAAAATGTGTTTTATCAGGCTGCGGGCAAAATCGTTGCCGACTTGCAAATGCAGTTTCCAGAAATGTTGTTTGAGAAAAATTCCATCATCCGTATGGGCTTTTGGCCCGGCGGCGATAGGGACGGAAACCCTTATGTGAACAGCAATACAACGGTTCAGGTGGCAGAACAACTGCATCAGTCTATTTTGTTTTGCTATTACAGAGATATTCGCAAACTCAAACGCAGATTGACTTTTAAAGGTGTGGGAGAAGATGTTGAGGCAATGGAAAAAGCATTTCATGCCGTATTGCTGGAGCAAAATAAAGATATAAAAATTACGGAAGAGTGGCTGCTGGATTCATTAAGAAAATTGCGGACAAAAATTATTGAACAGCACAATGGACTGTTCGTGAGATTGATTGATGATTTAATTGGGAAAATAAACATTTTCGGAATTTATTTCGCAACTATTGACATTCGTCAGGACAGCGGTGTACATCAAAGACTGATGCAGCATTTGAGCGAAACGGAAAACGGTTTGCCCAAAAATTATACTTCGCTTTCCGAAGAAGAAAAAGTAGATGTGATTATAAAAATCAAAAAGCCCGCAAATGAAAAGCTGCTGAAAGAACCTGTTTTTATTGATACTTTTGAATCGATGAAAGCCATGAAAGCCATTCAGAAAATGAACGGCGAATTTGGCTGTAACCGTTACATCATCAGCCATTGCACAAGTTTGTTAGATGTAATGGAAGTTTATGGTTTGCTTAAATTAAGCGGCTGGGAAAAGAAAGAGCATTCGGTAGATATTCTTCCTCTGTTTGAAACGATTGAAGATTTGCAAACTGCCGGCGAAGTGATGGAAAAATTGTACAACAACAAAACTTATCGCAATCATTTGCAGCATCGCAATAATACGCAAAGCATTATGCTTGGCTTTTCCGATGGTACAAAAGACGGTGGTTACCTCATGGCTAACTGGTGCATTTATAAAGCGAAAGAAGAGCTTACGCGCATTTCGAGAAAATACGACATTAATGTAGTGTTCTTCGACGGACGCGGCGGTCCGCCGGCGCGCGGTGGTGGAAAAACCCATAAGTTTTATGCATCAATGGGCAGCAATATTGAGAATAAAGAAATTCAGGTAACTGTGCAGGGACAAACTGTAAGTTCCAATTTTGGAACAGTACAATCTGCCCAATACAACATCGAGCAATTGTTAAACGCAGGCATTTCAAACGATGTTTTATTTTCCAAAAAAGAAACATTGACCAAAGAGGAGGAAACCTTATTGTCTCAGCTTTCTGAAGAGGGTTTTGCTTCGTACAGCGAGTTAAAAGAGCATCCTTATTTCATGGAATATCTTTCTTACGCAAGTCCCTTGAAGTTTTATGGTGCCACCAATATCGGCAGTCGTCCAACCAAAAGGAACGCTTCGGCAAAACTCACATTGAACGATTTACGGGCTATTCCTTACGTGGGCGCATGGAGCCAGTTAAAACAAAATGTAACAGGCTATTATGGTGTTGGAACAGCTTTGCAAAAGCTGGAAAAAGCGGGCAAATTCAAGGCTTTGAAAGATTTGTACAAAAATTCATTATTCTTCCGTGCGCTGATTGATAACAGTGAAATGTCTATGAAAAAATGTTTCTTTCCATTGACACAATTTCATGCAAAGCACCCTAAGTACGGCGAGATTTGGAAAAAGATTTACGAGGAATATTTACTTACCGAAAAAATGGTATTACGCCTCAGCGGACAAACAGAACTGATGGCGAATTATCCTGTAGAGTCTTTGTCTATTCAAATGCGCGAACGTATAGTACTGCCGCTTGTAACTATTCAGCAATTCGGCTTGCACAAATACACGGAGCTTGAACAATCCGGCGCCAAAAGCAATTTAAAAGAAGTATATGAAAAGCTGATTATGCGTTGCTCTTTCGGTATCATCAATGCAGGAAGAAATTCGGCGTAA
- a CDS encoding M1 family metallopeptidase — protein MRTSLLSLCFAGVALTASAQHYNPREAFAPDFYTSNGNSFRSANGAPGGNYWQNKVDYRLNVSFDTTSNILSGTEEINYINNSPDNLDYLWFELDQNNDREDSRAHALAGAAGLKVSEDKGFKFKQIQVFQNGEWQNADYLINDTRMQLRLKNALAAKSTLKIRIAYSFKLLKSSAGDRAGILETKNGKIYDFGYWFPRLCVYDDLLGWNTLPFIGSGEFYFEYGDIDYKITAPANMLAVGSGELLNGNEVFNSTIINNIAEAKKSEKTVIIRSAEDVEKGISPTKKSSGNVTWHFAMKNTRDVAFALSKAFIYDGAKTDLPSGKTVFSQSVYPVEGIKGKSDWTRATEYLKASVEDFSKRWFEFPYPEAVNVGGPIGGMEFPALAFDHYKGNGKGFWSLVSHEIGHTWYPMIDGSNERRYPFMDEGFNTFIDIYSQRDFNNGEFAPKRDGEYAPKGGNPADEIVPVIKALQNGATLLTPPDWYDSKDVHPLAYFKAAFGLVLLRDVILDSARFDYAFRTYSKNWAFKHPSPTDFFRTMDNAAGEDLTWFWRGWFANNWLLDQAITSVKYKDDDVSKGALVTIENKEQLPMPVSVEIKEENGKTQTIHLPVEIWQRSGTWTLLAPTTSKVTDIILDPQHQLPDIDRSNNEWKG, from the coding sequence ATGCGTACATCTTTATTATCATTGTGTTTTGCGGGCGTCGCTTTGACTGCAAGCGCGCAACATTACAATCCGCGGGAAGCATTTGCTCCTGATTTTTATACAAGCAACGGCAATTCCTTCCGTAGTGCAAACGGTGCGCCGGGCGGCAATTATTGGCAAAACAAAGTTGATTACCGGCTCAATGTTTCTTTTGACACAACTTCCAATATTTTGAGCGGAACAGAAGAAATCAATTACATCAACAACAGTCCTGACAATCTTGATTATCTATGGTTTGAGCTTGACCAAAATAATGACAGAGAAGACTCGCGCGCGCATGCTCTTGCCGGCGCGGCAGGCTTGAAAGTTTCTGAGGATAAGGGTTTCAAGTTCAAACAGATTCAAGTATTTCAAAACGGAGAATGGCAAAATGCTGATTATTTGATTAACGACACTCGTATGCAATTGCGTTTGAAAAATGCGCTTGCAGCAAAAAGTACGTTGAAAATACGCATTGCTTATTCATTCAAATTATTAAAATCTTCGGCGGGCGACCGCGCCGGAATTCTGGAAACGAAAAACGGGAAAATTTATGATTTCGGTTATTGGTTTCCACGTTTATGTGTATATGATGATTTGTTGGGTTGGAACACTTTGCCATTCATCGGCAGCGGCGAATTTTATTTCGAGTACGGCGATATAGACTACAAAATTACAGCGCCCGCAAATATGTTAGCAGTTGGTTCGGGCGAATTATTAAATGGAAACGAAGTCTTTAATTCAACAATTATAAACAACATTGCCGAAGCAAAAAAATCAGAAAAGACCGTCATTATCCGCTCTGCTGAAGATGTAGAAAAAGGCATCTCTCCTACGAAGAAAAGTTCAGGAAACGTAACCTGGCATTTTGCCATGAAAAACACGCGCGACGTAGCTTTTGCGCTTTCCAAAGCATTTATTTATGACGGCGCTAAAACTGATTTACCAAGCGGAAAAACAGTCTTCTCTCAATCTGTTTATCCGGTGGAAGGCATTAAAGGAAAAAGCGATTGGACACGTGCAACGGAATATTTAAAAGCATCGGTAGAAGATTTTTCAAAACGCTGGTTTGAGTTTCCTTATCCAGAAGCGGTAAACGTAGGCGGACCTATCGGCGGTATGGAATTTCCGGCATTGGCATTTGACCATTACAAAGGCAACGGCAAAGGTTTCTGGTCATTGGTTTCTCACGAGATTGGTCATACATGGTATCCGATGATTGACGGTTCGAACGAGCGTCGCTATCCTTTTATGGACGAGGGATTTAACACATTCATCGATATTTATTCTCAGCGTGATTTCAACAACGGCGAGTTTGCGCCCAAGCGCGATGGAGAATATGCACCAAAAGGCGGCAATCCGGCGGATGAAATTGTACCGGTAATTAAGGCTTTACAAAATGGCGCAACATTACTTACTCCTCCCGACTGGTACGATTCTAAAGACGTGCACCCGCTGGCATATTTTAAAGCAGCATTTGGATTGGTTTTGCTGCGCGATGTAATTCTCGACAGCGCGCGTTTTGATTATGCGTTTCGCACTTACTCAAAAAACTGGGCGTTCAAACATCCTTCGCCAACAGATTTTTTCAGGACAATGGACAACGCCGCGGGCGAAGATTTAACCTGGTTCTGGCGCGGTTGGTTTGCTAATAACTGGTTACTGGACCAAGCCATTACTTCCGTGAAATATAAAGATGATGATGTGTCAAAAGGCGCATTGGTTACGATTGAAAACAAAGAACAATTACCAATGCCTGTAAGCGTTGAAATAAAAGAAGAGAATGGTAAAACGCAAACCATTCATCTCCCTGTGGAAATATGGCAGCGCAGCGGCACATGGACTTTACTCGCTCCCACGACTTCAAAAGTAACCGATATTATTCTTGACCCGCAACACCAATTGCCGGATATTGACAGAAGTAATAATGAGTGGAAAGGATAA
- a CDS encoding aldo/keto reductase, translating to MKYQLLGKSGLKVSELCLGTMGFGTEAGWGANEAESFKIMDKFAEAGGNFIDTANIYKLGTSEKIIGNYIQNVGVDRDFFVIATKYSLKDNETNPNASGNNRKNMMRSVEASLKRLQTNFIDVLYLHIWDDLTPVEEVMRGLDDLISQGKVNYIAISDTPAWVISKGNTYAELMGWSRFVGLQVEYSLLQRTPERELIPMAKHYGMTLLPWAPLAGGALTGKYLRGEQGRIKPESKRLNERSIAITKEVVAIADELGISPSSVAMQWIRQQNISVIPIVGATKLSQLEDNLQVVNISLSSAQMERLDSISKIELGFPGDFFNEAGVKQNNFGGFYNKIIKR from the coding sequence ATGAAGTATCAACTCTTAGGAAAAAGCGGGTTAAAAGTTTCTGAACTCTGTCTCGGTACGATGGGTTTTGGCACAGAAGCGGGCTGGGGAGCGAATGAAGCGGAAAGCTTTAAAATAATGGACAAATTTGCGGAAGCCGGCGGCAATTTTATAGATACGGCAAATATTTACAAGCTTGGAACAAGCGAAAAAATTATCGGCAATTACATACAGAATGTAGGTGTGGACAGAGATTTTTTTGTGATTGCCACAAAATATTCTTTGAAAGATAATGAAACAAACCCAAACGCTTCCGGTAACAATCGCAAGAATATGATGCGAAGCGTTGAGGCGAGCCTGAAACGTTTGCAGACGAATTTTATCGATGTGCTTTATCTGCATATTTGGGACGACCTTACGCCGGTTGAAGAAGTGATGCGCGGTTTGGACGATTTGATTTCGCAAGGCAAAGTCAATTACATCGCCATCAGCGATACGCCTGCGTGGGTTATTTCCAAAGGAAATACTTATGCCGAATTAATGGGCTGGAGCCGGTTTGTTGGTTTGCAGGTAGAATACAGTTTGTTGCAGCGCACGCCCGAGCGTGAATTAATCCCGATGGCAAAACATTATGGAATGACGTTGTTGCCTTGGGCACCCTTGGCAGGCGGTGCATTGACAGGAAAATATTTGCGTGGCGAACAAGGAAGAATTAAGCCCGAAAGTAAAAGACTGAATGAGCGCAGTATTGCCATTACAAAAGAGGTCGTTGCCATTGCGGATGAACTGGGTATTTCTCCTTCAAGCGTGGCAATGCAATGGATTCGCCAACAAAACATTTCTGTAATTCCTATTGTTGGCGCTACAAAGCTGTCGCAGTTGGAAGATAATCTGCAGGTTGTAAACATTTCGCTTTCATCCGCACAAATGGAAAGGCTGGATAGTATAAGTAAAATTGAACTTGGCTTTCCCGGCGATTTTTTTAACGAGGCAGGTGTGAAGCAAAATAATTTCGGCGGATTTTATAATAAGATAATAAAGAGATAA
- a CDS encoding glycosyltransferase family 4 protein encodes MKIAHLIHTLNTGGKSNILTDIAKEQAKYLDAVTVFAIHNRMQQSSPVTDKNIYTIQVHKKKHNSFFTDALKLNYLLYKSKIDIIHCHDGKVAKLLCKRLFRRKTIITSEHLPAVDFNAILCKENYERKDFFRIVSTGSLNHKKQGQQILIKAVRQLRNAGINNIRVDFIGDGPSAKYLKELTNDYGLNDIISFLGYKSRTYIFQHLKDYDLLVRTSLHSSIELAITEGLAAKVPVIAPDTITSNYISGHGKYAVLFQKGNYFALADAIKYIYTGASAAEKLALKAYEYAVTKYNIKETAENYLRNYFQKHTTPRPKPTIKTTNGKVPAN; translated from the coding sequence ATGAAAATTGCCCATCTCATACATACTTTAAATACCGGCGGCAAAAGCAATATATTGACCGATATTGCGAAAGAACAGGCAAAATATTTAGATGCTGTAACTGTATTTGCAATCCACAATCGTATGCAACAATCGTCGCCGGTTACAGATAAAAATATATACACGATACAAGTACACAAGAAAAAACACAATAGTTTTTTCACGGATGCTTTGAAGCTAAACTATCTTTTATACAAGAGTAAAATAGATATCATTCATTGCCATGATGGTAAAGTTGCGAAACTACTATGCAAACGGCTTTTCAGGCGAAAGACAATCATTACTTCAGAGCATCTTCCCGCCGTTGATTTCAACGCAATTCTGTGTAAAGAAAATTATGAACGAAAGGACTTTTTCAGAATTGTATCAACAGGTTCACTAAATCATAAAAAACAGGGACAGCAAATACTTATCAAAGCTGTAAGACAACTTCGGAATGCCGGCATTAATAATATACGGGTAGATTTTATCGGCGACGGACCTTCGGCAAAATACCTCAAGGAACTTACTAATGATTATGGATTGAACGATATAATTTCCTTTCTTGGTTACAAAAGCAGAACATATATATTCCAACATTTGAAAGATTATGACCTTTTGGTTCGCACATCGCTGCACAGTAGTATTGAACTTGCGATAACCGAAGGATTGGCAGCTAAAGTTCCGGTAATTGCACCCGATACAATTACATCAAACTACATATCGGGACATGGTAAGTATGCCGTTCTTTTCCAGAAAGGGAATTATTTTGCATTGGCGGATGCTATAAAATACATTTATACAGGTGCTTCGGCAGCCGAAAAATTAGCCCTGAAAGCATACGAATATGCCGTAACCAAATATAACATAAAAGAAACAGCCGAAAATTATCTGAGAAATTATTTTCAAAAACACACAACTCCGCGACCAAAACCAACCATCAAAACGACCAATGGCAAAGTTCCGGCAAATTAA
- a CDS encoding outer membrane beta-barrel protein, whose product MKHILLSAIILFYASPIFSQEYIIKGVTLDSLTNQPLSSTIIILNAKDSSTIKNISADNLGNFSIYIDSSTAIILHIKCLGYKDLFVKYTPSNPYYLKDKIFLLSPSYHTLKDVTISGNTNAMEITVDKMIYLVDKDSSIKNKSGYEAVLKLPFFFQYDRNKIGYKNAQKFLVLLNGLHYKAFNDNLSNALKVIPVDLIKKIEVNTLPPEKYRSEGYAVIVNIVTNGYLKGIIGNNNVDLTYTKQNINGSYQPFLYYQKNKLGIQLNIYGSKDGTLSQIHNNIILSNNGETNIQQTNTSQNRKTKLIDGDLSLNYMFDSSLDATIYSKIGKSISNRDGKNFYSIKNDITDSTYNLFLLDKNQFTSYELGGDITKSFSKSRKLNFSFRNVRSIPNSSTNIFNQDNSFLMGSYEKDAENDLSFEISYNSPIFKKLQWETFFRYINRNYNDSYTSDSIIDNIEQTRAYKVGIGTYQQEIIWAYQGFTYRQKSFLIKLGGNIDKSLYKSTLNENNVLFTTKYNFLPSLIFRIKPSKRKNNIFYLKYNRDVRRAADKILGISVNYYDPQTIVIGNNKLTQQILNKIAVGLESSINISKTNTVSYYIEDNYNYIPDNFASYIYFDSTTSQTIYQYKNIGASKSFDIITGFNLNLKNKIFIDMYNSLSIYSLRNQIDNIVYNGNLNQLNCNIRYSILKNINISFISRYISNAPSYQGKQIYSSNYTLSISKTVIKNRGSITAYFENFLNKNIKEGTEISGIGFSRYNFTYTPALKFGISFNFRLGNLKVGEPREQKRLSNDDLKAN is encoded by the coding sequence ATGAAGCATATCCTACTTTCTGCTATTATTTTGTTTTATGCGTCCCCCATCTTTTCACAGGAATATATTATAAAAGGTGTGACATTGGACTCATTAACGAATCAGCCATTGAGTTCTACTATCATAATATTGAATGCCAAGGATTCTTCTACAATCAAAAATATATCAGCCGATAATTTGGGGAATTTTAGTATATATATCGATTCTTCAACGGCAATTATCTTACATATAAAATGTTTGGGATATAAAGATTTATTCGTAAAATATACTCCTTCCAACCCATATTATCTAAAGGATAAAATATTTTTATTATCTCCTTCTTATCATACACTTAAAGATGTAACAATCTCAGGTAATACCAATGCCATGGAGATAACAGTTGATAAAATGATTTATTTAGTAGATAAAGATTCTTCCATAAAGAACAAAAGCGGATACGAAGCTGTATTAAAATTGCCTTTCTTTTTTCAATATGATAGAAATAAAATTGGGTATAAAAATGCTCAAAAATTTTTGGTACTTTTAAATGGACTGCACTATAAAGCTTTCAATGACAACTTATCAAATGCCTTAAAGGTTATTCCTGTCGATTTAATAAAAAAAATAGAAGTCAACACACTCCCTCCCGAGAAATACAGAAGTGAGGGGTACGCTGTAATTGTGAATATTGTAACTAACGGCTATCTAAAAGGAATAATAGGAAATAATAATGTTGATTTGACTTACACTAAACAAAATATAAATGGAAGTTATCAGCCGTTTCTTTATTATCAAAAAAATAAATTAGGAATTCAGTTAAATATATATGGAAGCAAAGATGGCACATTATCTCAAATACATAACAACATTATACTTTCAAATAATGGAGAAACAAACATTCAGCAAACAAATACTTCTCAAAATAGGAAAACAAAACTAATAGACGGAGACCTGTCTTTAAACTATATGTTTGATAGCAGTTTAGACGCTACAATATATTCAAAAATAGGAAAAAGCATTAGTAATAGAGACGGGAAAAATTTTTACTCTATTAAAAATGATATAACAGATAGTACATACAATTTATTTCTATTAGACAAAAATCAATTTACATCTTATGAATTGGGAGGAGACATTACAAAATCATTTAGTAAAAGTCGGAAATTAAATTTTTCTTTTCGAAATGTTCGAAGCATACCCAATTCATCCACTAATATCTTCAATCAGGATAATTCTTTTTTGATGGGTTCTTATGAAAAAGATGCTGAGAATGATTTAAGTTTTGAGATTAGTTATAATTCGCCAATATTCAAAAAATTACAATGGGAAACTTTCTTTCGATATATAAACAGAAATTACAACGATTCATATACTTCTGATTCTATCATTGATAATATAGAGCAAACACGTGCATATAAAGTTGGGATAGGAACCTATCAACAGGAAATTATATGGGCATACCAAGGATTTACTTATCGACAAAAGTCTTTCCTAATCAAACTTGGAGGCAATATAGATAAATCTCTATATAAATCTACTCTTAATGAAAATAATGTATTATTTACTACAAAATATAACTTTCTACCTTCGCTTATATTTAGAATAAAGCCATCAAAAAGAAAAAACAATATATTCTATCTTAAATATAATAGAGATGTTCGAAGAGCTGCTGACAAAATTCTCGGCATTAGCGTTAATTATTACGACCCGCAAACAATTGTTATCGGCAATAACAAATTGACCCAACAAATACTGAATAAGATAGCCGTAGGCTTAGAAAGCAGTATAAATATTTCTAAAACAAATACTGTTTCCTATTATATAGAGGATAACTACAATTATATTCCCGACAATTTCGCATCATATATTTATTTTGATAGTACCACTTCCCAAACCATTTACCAATATAAAAATATTGGAGCTTCAAAAAGTTTTGACATTATAACTGGATTCAATTTGAACCTAAAGAATAAGATTTTTATAGATATGTACAATAGTTTATCAATTTATTCATTGCGCAATCAAATAGATAATATTGTTTATAATGGCAATTTGAATCAGTTAAACTGCAATATTCGTTATTCTATTTTAAAAAATATAAATATTTCATTTATTAGCCGTTATATAAGTAACGCTCCGTCTTATCAAGGTAAACAAATATATTCTTCCAATTATACACTGTCAATATCCAAGACAGTAATAAAAAATAGAGGCTCTATTACTGCTTATTTTGAAAACTTCTTAAATAAAAATATTAAAGAAGGAACAGAAATATCTGGTATCGGATTTTCTCGCTATAATTTCACATATACGCCTGCTTTAAAATTTGGTATTTCATTTAATTTCAGACTGGGAAATTTAAAGGTTGGAGAACCAAGAGAACAAAAAAGATTAAGTAATGATGATTTAAAAGCAAATTAA
- a CDS encoding mannose-1-phosphate guanylyltransferase, with the protein MISKNIYTIIMAGGIGSRFWPQSRQALPKQFVDILGAGNSLLEMTWNRAKKFSSLEDILILTNKAYEELVADHLEGVLTENILTEPSRNNTAPCIAYAAFKLYKKNPDAVMAILPSDQLILKEDVYYNKLSKAIDFAKENNALLTLGIHPTRPDTGYGYIHFAQDDNEVKKVLSFKEKPNLETAKQYIASGDYLWNAGIFIWKAKDAIDAFEKYAPDVYKLFKSGMEFYNTAQEEEFIKENYPKSPNISIDYAIMEKAENVYTVPADMGWSDLGTWASLWSVKDKDENENVVIAQENILLSNTKNSIISAHKEKLVVVDGLEDFIIVDKQDVLLIYPKTKEQEIKDVMKKLEQRNAHKYL; encoded by the coding sequence ATGATCTCAAAAAACATTTACACGATTATTATGGCAGGCGGCATCGGCAGCCGTTTCTGGCCCCAAAGCCGCCAGGCATTACCAAAACAGTTTGTGGATATTTTAGGTGCGGGAAATTCTTTGCTTGAGATGACATGGAACCGCGCAAAAAAATTTTCTTCATTGGAAGACATTCTTATTCTTACCAACAAAGCGTATGAAGAATTGGTTGCAGACCATCTTGAAGGTGTACTGACAGAAAACATTTTGACCGAGCCTTCGCGCAACAATACCGCGCCTTGTATTGCTTATGCGGCTTTTAAGTTGTATAAGAAAAATCCTGATGCCGTTATGGCAATTCTTCCGTCAGACCAATTGATTTTAAAAGAAGATGTTTATTATAATAAACTTTCCAAAGCCATTGATTTTGCTAAGGAAAATAATGCTTTACTGACACTCGGTATTCATCCTACTCGACCTGATACAGGTTACGGTTACATTCATTTTGCACAAGATGATAATGAAGTAAAAAAGGTTTTATCCTTTAAAGAAAAACCGAATTTAGAAACGGCAAAGCAATACATTGCTTCGGGCGATTATTTGTGGAACGCGGGCATATTCATTTGGAAAGCGAAAGACGCGATTGATGCGTTTGAGAAATATGCGCCCGATGTGTATAAGCTTTTCAAAAGCGGAATGGAGTTTTACAACACGGCGCAAGAAGAGGAATTTATTAAAGAAAATTATCCGAAAAGCCCCAATATTTCCATCGACTACGCAATTATGGAAAAGGCGGAAAATGTTTATACCGTTCCGGCAGATATGGGTTGGAGCGATTTGGGTACTTGGGCTTCGCTCTGGAGTGTGAAAGATAAAGATGAGAATGAAAATGTAGTGATTGCACAGGAAAATATTTTATTGTCAAATACAAAAAATTCCATCATTTCGGCACATAAGGAAAAGCTTGTAGTGGTTGATGGTTTGGAAGATTTTATTATTGTAGATAAGCAGGATGTACTGTTGATTTATCCAAAAACAAAAGAGCAGGAAATCAAAGATGTGATGAAGAAACTGGAACAACGAAATGCACATAAGTATTTGTAG